From the genome of Papaver somniferum cultivar HN1 chromosome 2, ASM357369v1, whole genome shotgun sequence, one region includes:
- the LOC113348853 gene encoding photosystem II repair protein PSB27-H1, chloroplastic-like has translation MASPTLLTPTSKPRSLISSKFTSTTIAAAAVTPNSTTAKILKPAGRREFVALIAGIISPALLFPVSPASADTDEEYVKETAEVINKIRTTISMDRNDPNVANAVTDLRETSNSWVAKYRREKSLLGRVSFRDMYSALNAVSGHYVSFGPTAPLPAKRKARILEEMDSVEKSLQRGR, from the coding sequence ATGGCTTCTCCTACGCTGTTGACTCCAACTTCCAAACCCAGATCCCTGATCAGTTCCAAATTCACGAGCACCACAATCGCGGCTGCTGCTGTCACTCCCAACTCTACCACTGCAAAAATACTTAAACCAGCGGGTCGTCGCGAATTTGTAGCGCTAATCGCCGGAATCATCTCTCCTGCATTGTTGTTCCCGGTGTCTCCAGCTTCGGCAGATACCGATGAAGAGTATGTTAAGGAAACAGCTGAGGTAATAAACAAGATTAGAACAACAATTAGCATGGATAGGAATGATCCTAATGTAGCAAATGCAGTAACTGATTTAAGAGAAACTTCAAACTCATGGGTAGCGAAGTACAGAAGAGAAAAGTCTCTGTTAGGCCGAGTCTCTTTCCGGGATATGTACTCGGCGCTTAATGCTGTATCAGGACATTATGTTAGTTTTGGTCCCACTGCGCCGCTTCCAGCTAAACGTAAGGCCAGAATCTTAGAAGAGATGGATTCGGTTGAGAAATCTCTACAAAGAGGGAGGTAG